A genomic segment from Lutzomyia longipalpis isolate SR_M1_2022 chromosome 3, ASM2433408v1 encodes:
- the LOC129793708 gene encoding guanine nucleotide exchange factor DBS isoform X4 — MENPPNSIEMQIDNFLEQFKRSASKAMEGDWTTTTSFTASAASMTRSRSRLSCFDMSEFSDDSVDKIVIENPAPGHHPVFQHQSSVSSCASIQTVLVQNGQSVERAVSLAPQPPQAVQLQPSGSLSSLTNGTFQQPQHPVPPVSEDPLSVADVADLLHPQYAIITGGKSKDGCPLITFPDHNNFQSLADHDYQKLILYLTSVPSLQEADLGFHLVVDRRKDRWTSVKSVLLKISVYFPGVVHVVYVIRPAGFFQKAISEVSSKFFKDEFRFRLIVCSSLEELHDHISKTQLTGDLGGELTYSHHEWIQQRICLEKFSGLTHQVSCNLDSFIRSIHDTEFPNSVEATQKLLDEQGAEYEKLKDDILAAAKHGEGLLEDLKTRDEGGKEFSERTGIISSIERAGSFYLNVNRLDDSRDYRRLLVQLEETERRFDEFWNAHLTRLKHCLELRRFEQDFRELQINFDSHLKTVSEMTEIGETVQRADTLIKETKSFQKLCQSDIDRAEEVIATGQHLISSRGACPREVVQPKCDELTRVCEIVTERLARRVEILAKSRDLMERVEKANKWCAKGVELLASQRIEKCSVSAEIAEQSLQEIVQFLASAAEFKLSSPREFKNVFQESTTPETKALVTQVLQRIDDVSLMCDKRVASLKKLALKPPRPVQTVTPEPAVPLQPPGGAPHPFRTRKSPKIDGLESRPRSMEGPPDSGISINGDTGSSPDSDNSSQQSQNQSDVEARRLKRGHVLAELLETERIYVAEMGSILKGYRDQMLSEEMAALVPPGLQGKEDVLFGNLHELYTFHSEVFLKDLENCISTTELVALCFVQRRDTFYRLYSYYCQNIPRSEQLRETLVDTHLFLQECQKRLGHKLPLAAYLLKPVQRITKYQLLLKDLLRFSDNGTCAKELQKALDCMLIVLKCVNDSMHQIAITGFPADLSQQGELLLQDSFQVWTDSKKDLRLRLKTQQRHIFLYQKAMLFCKQASKTGHNKSTYQYKHYVKMSQIGLTESVRGDPRRFEVWLQGRQEVHTIQASTVDIKNKWVAEIKKVLLNQLEELKGEKIKQYGLNHKQLRHTTSWDTSVSASSTPQRTLSCDSGEANKISNISEDLPLQTPGVSSSSSEQDNQEAGAWSSDYSNSEDEYTNLEDGVQAEAWNLSVAPTIHAISLFGSSGDICADDDDPKTQNRRSNSTFYVTIDEQDEDFN, encoded by the exons ATGACTCTGTGGACAAGATTGTGATTGAGAATCCCGCTCCGGGACATCATCCGGTGTTCCAGCATCAATCCTCGGTGTCGTCGTGTGCTTCAATACAAACGGTGCTCGTGCAGAATGGTCAGAGTGTCGAGAGGGCTGTTAGTTTGGCCCCACAGCCCCCGCAGGCTGTTCAGCTTCAACCCTCTGGGAGTCTCAGTTCGCTGACAAATGGAACGTTCCAGCAGCCGCAGCATCCGGTACCACCGGTCAGTGAGGATCCACTGAGTGTGGCCGATGTGGCGGATCTTCTTCATCCCCAGTACGCCATCATTACGGGCGGGAAGTCCAAGGATGGTTGCCCACTGATCACCTTTCCGGATCACAATAATTTCCAATCACTCGCCGATCATGATTATCAGAAGCTCATTTTGTATCTAACTTCAGTTCCATC ACTCCAAGAAGCTGACTTGGGCTTTCATCTTGTCGTCGATCGCCGCAAAGATCGCTGGACGTCCGTTAAGTCTGTCCTCCTGAAGATCTCTGTTTATTTCCCTGGCGTTGTTCACGTTGTGTACGTAATTAGACCAGCTGGATTCTTCCAAAAGGCCATCTCTGAG GTTAGTTCAAAGTTCTTCAAGGATGAGTTCAGATTTCGTTTGATTGTCTGTTCAAGTCTTGAAGAGCTCCACGATCACATCTCAAAGACACAACTAACGGGTGATTTAGGTGGGGAACTAACCTATTCCCACCACGAGTGGATTCAGCAGAGAATT TGTTTGGAGAAATTCTCAGGCCTAACCCATCAAGTTTCATGCAATCTGGACTCCTTCATCAGGTCAATCCATGACACAGAATTTCCAAATTCCGTCGAGGCAACACAGAAGCTTCTCGACGAGCAAGGTGCAGAGTATGAGAAGCTGAAGGATGACATTTTGGCAGCTGCAAAGCACGGTGAAGGACTCCTTGAGGATCTCAAGACAAGGGATGAAGGTGGGAAGGAATTTTCCGAAAGAACGGGTATTATAAGCTCCATTGAACG TGCAGGGAGTTTTTATCTAAATGTCAACCGTCTTGATGACAGTCGCGATTACCGCAGACTCCTGGTGCAGCTCGAGGAGACTGAGAGGCGCTTTGATGAATTCTGGAATGCCCATCTAACACGTCTCAAGCATTGCCTGGAGCTGAGGCGCTTCGAGCAGGATTTCAGGGAGCTTCAG ATTAATTTTGATAGTCACTTGAAGACTGTTTCGGAGATGACGGAGATCGGGGAGACCGTTCAGCGAGCTGATACGCTCATCAAGGAGACAAAATCCTTTCAGAAATTGTGCCAAAGTGACATTGATCGTGCTGAGGAGGTGATCGCAACGGGGCAGCATCTGATCAGTTCCCGCGGAGCTTGTCCGCGGGAAGTTGTTCAACCCAAATGCGATGAATTGACGCGTGTTTGTGAAATTGTCACAGAACGTCTTGCCCGTCGTGTTGAGATCCTCGCCAAGAGTCGCGATCTCATGGAGCGCGTCGAAAAG GCGAATAAATGGTGTGCCAAAGGTGTTGAACTTCTCGCGTCGCAGCGTATCGAAAAGTGTTCCGTATCCGCCGAAATTGCCGAGCAGAGTCTCCAAGAGATTGTACAATTCCTCGCATCAGCAGCGGAATTCAAGCTCTCAAGTCCGCGGGAATTTAAGAATGTTTTCCAGGAGAGTACAACACCCGAAACTAAGGCTCTCGTCACGCAG GTCCTGCAGAGGATCGACGATGTTTCCTTGATGTGTGACAAACGTGTGGCGAGTCTCAAGAAGTTGGCCCTCAAACCACCACGTCCTGTGCAGACGGTCACCCCGGAGCCGGCTGTGCCACTCCAACCACCTGGAGGTGCTCCACATCCCTTCCGTACCCGAAAGTCCCCAAAG ATCGATGGACTTGAATCACGGCCACGGTCCATGGAGGGACCACCGGATTCCGGCATTTCCATCAATGGTGACACAGGATCCAGCCCTGATAGTGACAATTCCTCCCAGCAGTCTCAAAATCAATCG gatGTTGAGGCGCGACGTCTTAAGCGTGGTCACGTTTTGGCGGAATTGTTGGAAACAGAACGGATCTATGTGGCTGAAATGGGATCAATTCTAAAG GGCTACCGGGATCAGATGCTATCCGAAGAGATGGCTGCTCTTGTTCCACCTGGTCTTCAGGGCAAAGAAGATGTCCTCTTTGGGAATCTCCATGAACTGTACACATTTCACAGTGAGGTTTTCCTCAAGGACCTTGAGAATTGCATATCAACTACGGAGCTTGTTGCACTATGTTTTGTTCAAAGA CGTGACACATTCTACCGTTTGTATTCGTACTATTGCCAAAACATTCCGCGTTCAGAGCAGCTCCGTGAGACCCTCGTGGACACCCACTTATTCCTGCAGGAATGTCAGAAGCGTCTGGGTCACAAACTCCCCCTGGCAGCGTACCTCCTGAAGCCGGTGCAGCGAATCACAAAGTACCAACTTCTGCTGAAGGATCTCCTTCGCTTCAGTGACAACGGGACATGTGCGAAGGAGCTGCAGAAGGCACTGGACTGCATGCTAATTGTGCTCAAGTGTGTCAATGATTCGATGCACCAAATTGCCATTACGGGCTTCCCGGCGGACCTGTCGCAGCAGGGTGAACTCCTCCTCCAGGATTCCTTTCAAGTGTGGACAGATAGCAAAAAGGATCTGCGCTTGAGGCTGAAGACACAGCAGCGGCATATTTTCCTCTACCAAAAGGCCATGCTGTTCTGCAAGCAGGCCTCAAAGACGGGACACAATAAGAGCACGTACCAGTACAAGCACTACGTCAAG ATGTCTCAAATCGGCTTGACGGAATCTGTGCGGGGAGACCCGAGACGATTTGAGGTGTGGCTCCAGGGAAGGCAGGAAGTGCACACAATTCAAGCTTCAACGGTGGACATTAAGAATAAGTGGGTGGCGGAAATAAAGAAAGTCCTCCTAAATCAGTTGGAAGAGCTGAAAGGCGAAAAGATTAAGCAGTATGGCCTAAATCACAA ACAACTGCGTCACACAACATCATGGGATACATCAGTGTCAGCAAGTTCAACGCCTCAGCGAACGTTGAGCTGCGATTCAGGTGAAGCCAATAAGATCTCCAACATCTCGGAAGATCTCCCCCTTCAGACGCCAGGTGTCAGTTCATCTTCGTCTGAGCAGGATAACCAAGAAGCCGGAGCCTGGAGCTCGGACTATTCCAACAGCGAAGATGAGTACACAAATCTCGAAGATGGCGTTCAAgcg GAAGCTTGGAATTTATCCGTTGCACCCACAATCCACGCGATAAGCTTATTTGGCTCATCCGGGGACATCTGCGCGGATGATGATGACCCAAAGACCCAAAACAGACGATCCAATTCCACATTCTATGTTACAATTGACGAGCAAGACGAAGATttcaattaa
- the LOC129793708 gene encoding guanine nucleotide exchange factor DBS isoform X1, giving the protein MENPPNSIEMQIDNFLEQFKRSASKAMEGDWTTTTSFTASAASMTRSRSRLSCFDMSEFSDDSVDKIVIENPAPGHHPVFQHQSSVSSCASIQTVLVQNGQSVERAVSLAPQPPQAVQLQPSGSLSSLTNGTFQQPQHPVPPVSEDPLSVADVADLLHPQYAIITGGKSKDGCPLITFPDHNNFQSLADHDYQKLILYLTSVPSLQEADLGFHLVVDRRKDRWTSVKSVLLKISVYFPGVVHVVYVIRPAGFFQKAISEVSSKFFKDEFRFRLIVCSSLEELHDHISKTQLTGDLGGELTYSHHEWIQQRICLEKFSGLTHQVSCNLDSFIRSIHDTEFPNSVEATQKLLDEQGAEYEKLKDDILAAAKHGEGLLEDLKTRDEGGKEFSERTGIISSIERAGSFYLNVNRLDDSRDYRRLLVQLEETERRFDEFWNAHLTRLKHCLELRRFEQDFRELQINFDSHLKTVSEMTEIGETVQRADTLIKETKSFQKLCQSDIDRAEEVIATGQHLISSRGACPREVVQPKCDELTRVCEIVTERLARRVEILAKSRDLMERVEKANKWCAKGVELLASQRIEKCSVSAEIAEQSLQEIVQFLASAAEFKLSSPREFKNVFQESTTPETKALVTQVLQRIDDVSLMCDKRVASLKKLALKPPRPVQTVTPEPAVPLQPPGGAPHPFRTRKSPKIDGLESRPRSMEGPPDSGISINGDTGSSPDSDNSSQQSQNQSDVEARRLKRGHVLAELLETERIYVAEMGSILKGYRDQMLSEEMAALVPPGLQGKEDVLFGNLHELYTFHSEVFLKDLENCISTTELVALCFVQRRDTFYRLYSYYCQNIPRSEQLRETLVDTHLFLQECQKRLGHKLPLAAYLLKPVQRITKYQLLLKDLLRFSDNGTCAKELQKALDCMLIVLKCVNDSMHQIAITGFPADLSQQGELLLQDSFQVWTDSKKDLRLRLKTQQRHIFLYQKAMLFCKQASKTGHNKSTYQYKHYVKMSQIGLTESVRGDPRRFEVWLQGRQEVHTIQASTVDIKNKWVAEIKKVLLNQLEELKGEKIKQYGLNHKQLRHTTSWDTSVSASSTPQRTLSCDSGEANKISNISEDLPLQTPGVSSSSSEQDNQEAGAWSSDYSNSEDEYTNLEDGVQAGSKFIALADYCAMGHSEVSMREGDTVELLKVGCAGWWFVKVLGANLEGWAPAAYLESVNRRPSRIRSQDRLNEH; this is encoded by the exons ATGACTCTGTGGACAAGATTGTGATTGAGAATCCCGCTCCGGGACATCATCCGGTGTTCCAGCATCAATCCTCGGTGTCGTCGTGTGCTTCAATACAAACGGTGCTCGTGCAGAATGGTCAGAGTGTCGAGAGGGCTGTTAGTTTGGCCCCACAGCCCCCGCAGGCTGTTCAGCTTCAACCCTCTGGGAGTCTCAGTTCGCTGACAAATGGAACGTTCCAGCAGCCGCAGCATCCGGTACCACCGGTCAGTGAGGATCCACTGAGTGTGGCCGATGTGGCGGATCTTCTTCATCCCCAGTACGCCATCATTACGGGCGGGAAGTCCAAGGATGGTTGCCCACTGATCACCTTTCCGGATCACAATAATTTCCAATCACTCGCCGATCATGATTATCAGAAGCTCATTTTGTATCTAACTTCAGTTCCATC ACTCCAAGAAGCTGACTTGGGCTTTCATCTTGTCGTCGATCGCCGCAAAGATCGCTGGACGTCCGTTAAGTCTGTCCTCCTGAAGATCTCTGTTTATTTCCCTGGCGTTGTTCACGTTGTGTACGTAATTAGACCAGCTGGATTCTTCCAAAAGGCCATCTCTGAG GTTAGTTCAAAGTTCTTCAAGGATGAGTTCAGATTTCGTTTGATTGTCTGTTCAAGTCTTGAAGAGCTCCACGATCACATCTCAAAGACACAACTAACGGGTGATTTAGGTGGGGAACTAACCTATTCCCACCACGAGTGGATTCAGCAGAGAATT TGTTTGGAGAAATTCTCAGGCCTAACCCATCAAGTTTCATGCAATCTGGACTCCTTCATCAGGTCAATCCATGACACAGAATTTCCAAATTCCGTCGAGGCAACACAGAAGCTTCTCGACGAGCAAGGTGCAGAGTATGAGAAGCTGAAGGATGACATTTTGGCAGCTGCAAAGCACGGTGAAGGACTCCTTGAGGATCTCAAGACAAGGGATGAAGGTGGGAAGGAATTTTCCGAAAGAACGGGTATTATAAGCTCCATTGAACG TGCAGGGAGTTTTTATCTAAATGTCAACCGTCTTGATGACAGTCGCGATTACCGCAGACTCCTGGTGCAGCTCGAGGAGACTGAGAGGCGCTTTGATGAATTCTGGAATGCCCATCTAACACGTCTCAAGCATTGCCTGGAGCTGAGGCGCTTCGAGCAGGATTTCAGGGAGCTTCAG ATTAATTTTGATAGTCACTTGAAGACTGTTTCGGAGATGACGGAGATCGGGGAGACCGTTCAGCGAGCTGATACGCTCATCAAGGAGACAAAATCCTTTCAGAAATTGTGCCAAAGTGACATTGATCGTGCTGAGGAGGTGATCGCAACGGGGCAGCATCTGATCAGTTCCCGCGGAGCTTGTCCGCGGGAAGTTGTTCAACCCAAATGCGATGAATTGACGCGTGTTTGTGAAATTGTCACAGAACGTCTTGCCCGTCGTGTTGAGATCCTCGCCAAGAGTCGCGATCTCATGGAGCGCGTCGAAAAG GCGAATAAATGGTGTGCCAAAGGTGTTGAACTTCTCGCGTCGCAGCGTATCGAAAAGTGTTCCGTATCCGCCGAAATTGCCGAGCAGAGTCTCCAAGAGATTGTACAATTCCTCGCATCAGCAGCGGAATTCAAGCTCTCAAGTCCGCGGGAATTTAAGAATGTTTTCCAGGAGAGTACAACACCCGAAACTAAGGCTCTCGTCACGCAG GTCCTGCAGAGGATCGACGATGTTTCCTTGATGTGTGACAAACGTGTGGCGAGTCTCAAGAAGTTGGCCCTCAAACCACCACGTCCTGTGCAGACGGTCACCCCGGAGCCGGCTGTGCCACTCCAACCACCTGGAGGTGCTCCACATCCCTTCCGTACCCGAAAGTCCCCAAAG ATCGATGGACTTGAATCACGGCCACGGTCCATGGAGGGACCACCGGATTCCGGCATTTCCATCAATGGTGACACAGGATCCAGCCCTGATAGTGACAATTCCTCCCAGCAGTCTCAAAATCAATCG gatGTTGAGGCGCGACGTCTTAAGCGTGGTCACGTTTTGGCGGAATTGTTGGAAACAGAACGGATCTATGTGGCTGAAATGGGATCAATTCTAAAG GGCTACCGGGATCAGATGCTATCCGAAGAGATGGCTGCTCTTGTTCCACCTGGTCTTCAGGGCAAAGAAGATGTCCTCTTTGGGAATCTCCATGAACTGTACACATTTCACAGTGAGGTTTTCCTCAAGGACCTTGAGAATTGCATATCAACTACGGAGCTTGTTGCACTATGTTTTGTTCAAAGA CGTGACACATTCTACCGTTTGTATTCGTACTATTGCCAAAACATTCCGCGTTCAGAGCAGCTCCGTGAGACCCTCGTGGACACCCACTTATTCCTGCAGGAATGTCAGAAGCGTCTGGGTCACAAACTCCCCCTGGCAGCGTACCTCCTGAAGCCGGTGCAGCGAATCACAAAGTACCAACTTCTGCTGAAGGATCTCCTTCGCTTCAGTGACAACGGGACATGTGCGAAGGAGCTGCAGAAGGCACTGGACTGCATGCTAATTGTGCTCAAGTGTGTCAATGATTCGATGCACCAAATTGCCATTACGGGCTTCCCGGCGGACCTGTCGCAGCAGGGTGAACTCCTCCTCCAGGATTCCTTTCAAGTGTGGACAGATAGCAAAAAGGATCTGCGCTTGAGGCTGAAGACACAGCAGCGGCATATTTTCCTCTACCAAAAGGCCATGCTGTTCTGCAAGCAGGCCTCAAAGACGGGACACAATAAGAGCACGTACCAGTACAAGCACTACGTCAAG ATGTCTCAAATCGGCTTGACGGAATCTGTGCGGGGAGACCCGAGACGATTTGAGGTGTGGCTCCAGGGAAGGCAGGAAGTGCACACAATTCAAGCTTCAACGGTGGACATTAAGAATAAGTGGGTGGCGGAAATAAAGAAAGTCCTCCTAAATCAGTTGGAAGAGCTGAAAGGCGAAAAGATTAAGCAGTATGGCCTAAATCACAA ACAACTGCGTCACACAACATCATGGGATACATCAGTGTCAGCAAGTTCAACGCCTCAGCGAACGTTGAGCTGCGATTCAGGTGAAGCCAATAAGATCTCCAACATCTCGGAAGATCTCCCCCTTCAGACGCCAGGTGTCAGTTCATCTTCGTCTGAGCAGGATAACCAAGAAGCCGGAGCCTGGAGCTCGGACTATTCCAACAGCGAAGATGAGTACACAAATCTCGAAGATGGCGTTCAAgcg GGTAGTAAATTTATCGCACTTGCTGATTACTGTGCAATGGGCCACTCTGAGGTGTCGATGCGAGAAGGTGACACAGTTGAACTGTTGAAAGTCGGTTGTGCTGGATGGTGGTTTGTTAAAGTTTTag ggGCAAATTTGGAAGGCTGGGCACCGGCCGCATATTTGGAATCAGTTAATCGGCGACCGTCGCGGATCCGGAGTCAGGATCGGCTGAATGAGCATTAA
- the LOC129793708 gene encoding guanine nucleotide exchange factor DBS isoform X8, giving the protein MENPPNSIEMQIDNFLEQFKRSASKAMEGDWTTTTSFTASAASMTRSRSRLSCFDMSEFSDDSVDKIVIENPAPGHHPVFQHQSSVSSCASIQTVLVQNGQSVERAVSLAPQPPQAVQLQPSGSLSSLTNGTFQQPQHPVPPVSEDPLSVADVADLLHPQYAIITGGKSKDGCPLITFPDHNNFQSLADHDYQKLILYLTSVPSLQEADLGFHLVVDRRKDRWTSVKSVLLKISVYFPGVVHVVYVIRPAGFFQKAISEVSSKFFKDEFRFRLIVCSSLEELHDHISKTQLTGDLGGELTYSHHEWIQQRICLEKFSGLTHQVSCNLDSFIRSIHDTEFPNSVEATQKLLDEQGAEYEKLKDDILAAAKHGEGLLEDLKTRDEGGKEFSERTGIISSIERLLVQLEETERRFDEFWNAHLTRLKHCLELRRFEQDFRELQINFDSHLKTVSEMTEIGETVQRADTLIKETKSFQKLCQSDIDRAEEVIATGQHLISSRGACPREVVQPKCDELTRVCEIVTERLARRVEILAKSRDLMERVEKANKWCAKGVELLASQRIEKCSVSAEIAEQSLQEIVQFLASAAEFKLSSPREFKNVFQESTTPETKALVTQVLQRIDDVSLMCDKRVASLKKLALKPPRPVQTVTPEPAVPLQPPGGAPHPFRTRKSPKIDGLESRPRSMEGPPDSGISINGDTGSSPDSDNSSQQSQNQSDVEARRLKRGHVLAELLETERIYVAEMGSILKGYRDQMLSEEMAALVPPGLQGKEDVLFGNLHELYTFHSEVFLKDLENCISTTELVALCFVQRRDTFYRLYSYYCQNIPRSEQLRETLVDTHLFLQECQKRLGHKLPLAAYLLKPVQRITKYQLLLKDLLRFSDNGTCAKELQKALDCMLIVLKCVNDSMHQIAITGFPADLSQQGELLLQDSFQVWTDSKKDLRLRLKTQQRHIFLYQKAMLFCKQASKTGHNKSTYQYKHYVKMSQIGLTESVRGDPRRFEVWLQGRQEVHTIQASTVDIKNKWVAEIKKVLLNQLEELKGEKIKQYGLNHKQLRHTTSWDTSVSASSTPQRTLSCDSGEANKISNISEDLPLQTPGVSSSSSEQDNQEAGAWSSDYSNSEDEYTNLEDGVQAEAWNLSVAPTIHAISLFGSSGDICADDDDPKTQNRRSNSTFYVTIDEQDEDFN; this is encoded by the exons ATGACTCTGTGGACAAGATTGTGATTGAGAATCCCGCTCCGGGACATCATCCGGTGTTCCAGCATCAATCCTCGGTGTCGTCGTGTGCTTCAATACAAACGGTGCTCGTGCAGAATGGTCAGAGTGTCGAGAGGGCTGTTAGTTTGGCCCCACAGCCCCCGCAGGCTGTTCAGCTTCAACCCTCTGGGAGTCTCAGTTCGCTGACAAATGGAACGTTCCAGCAGCCGCAGCATCCGGTACCACCGGTCAGTGAGGATCCACTGAGTGTGGCCGATGTGGCGGATCTTCTTCATCCCCAGTACGCCATCATTACGGGCGGGAAGTCCAAGGATGGTTGCCCACTGATCACCTTTCCGGATCACAATAATTTCCAATCACTCGCCGATCATGATTATCAGAAGCTCATTTTGTATCTAACTTCAGTTCCATC ACTCCAAGAAGCTGACTTGGGCTTTCATCTTGTCGTCGATCGCCGCAAAGATCGCTGGACGTCCGTTAAGTCTGTCCTCCTGAAGATCTCTGTTTATTTCCCTGGCGTTGTTCACGTTGTGTACGTAATTAGACCAGCTGGATTCTTCCAAAAGGCCATCTCTGAG GTTAGTTCAAAGTTCTTCAAGGATGAGTTCAGATTTCGTTTGATTGTCTGTTCAAGTCTTGAAGAGCTCCACGATCACATCTCAAAGACACAACTAACGGGTGATTTAGGTGGGGAACTAACCTATTCCCACCACGAGTGGATTCAGCAGAGAATT TGTTTGGAGAAATTCTCAGGCCTAACCCATCAAGTTTCATGCAATCTGGACTCCTTCATCAGGTCAATCCATGACACAGAATTTCCAAATTCCGTCGAGGCAACACAGAAGCTTCTCGACGAGCAAGGTGCAGAGTATGAGAAGCTGAAGGATGACATTTTGGCAGCTGCAAAGCACGGTGAAGGACTCCTTGAGGATCTCAAGACAAGGGATGAAGGTGGGAAGGAATTTTCCGAAAGAACGGGTATTATAAGCTCCATTGAACG ACTCCTGGTGCAGCTCGAGGAGACTGAGAGGCGCTTTGATGAATTCTGGAATGCCCATCTAACACGTCTCAAGCATTGCCTGGAGCTGAGGCGCTTCGAGCAGGATTTCAGGGAGCTTCAG ATTAATTTTGATAGTCACTTGAAGACTGTTTCGGAGATGACGGAGATCGGGGAGACCGTTCAGCGAGCTGATACGCTCATCAAGGAGACAAAATCCTTTCAGAAATTGTGCCAAAGTGACATTGATCGTGCTGAGGAGGTGATCGCAACGGGGCAGCATCTGATCAGTTCCCGCGGAGCTTGTCCGCGGGAAGTTGTTCAACCCAAATGCGATGAATTGACGCGTGTTTGTGAAATTGTCACAGAACGTCTTGCCCGTCGTGTTGAGATCCTCGCCAAGAGTCGCGATCTCATGGAGCGCGTCGAAAAG GCGAATAAATGGTGTGCCAAAGGTGTTGAACTTCTCGCGTCGCAGCGTATCGAAAAGTGTTCCGTATCCGCCGAAATTGCCGAGCAGAGTCTCCAAGAGATTGTACAATTCCTCGCATCAGCAGCGGAATTCAAGCTCTCAAGTCCGCGGGAATTTAAGAATGTTTTCCAGGAGAGTACAACACCCGAAACTAAGGCTCTCGTCACGCAG GTCCTGCAGAGGATCGACGATGTTTCCTTGATGTGTGACAAACGTGTGGCGAGTCTCAAGAAGTTGGCCCTCAAACCACCACGTCCTGTGCAGACGGTCACCCCGGAGCCGGCTGTGCCACTCCAACCACCTGGAGGTGCTCCACATCCCTTCCGTACCCGAAAGTCCCCAAAG ATCGATGGACTTGAATCACGGCCACGGTCCATGGAGGGACCACCGGATTCCGGCATTTCCATCAATGGTGACACAGGATCCAGCCCTGATAGTGACAATTCCTCCCAGCAGTCTCAAAATCAATCG gatGTTGAGGCGCGACGTCTTAAGCGTGGTCACGTTTTGGCGGAATTGTTGGAAACAGAACGGATCTATGTGGCTGAAATGGGATCAATTCTAAAG GGCTACCGGGATCAGATGCTATCCGAAGAGATGGCTGCTCTTGTTCCACCTGGTCTTCAGGGCAAAGAAGATGTCCTCTTTGGGAATCTCCATGAACTGTACACATTTCACAGTGAGGTTTTCCTCAAGGACCTTGAGAATTGCATATCAACTACGGAGCTTGTTGCACTATGTTTTGTTCAAAGA CGTGACACATTCTACCGTTTGTATTCGTACTATTGCCAAAACATTCCGCGTTCAGAGCAGCTCCGTGAGACCCTCGTGGACACCCACTTATTCCTGCAGGAATGTCAGAAGCGTCTGGGTCACAAACTCCCCCTGGCAGCGTACCTCCTGAAGCCGGTGCAGCGAATCACAAAGTACCAACTTCTGCTGAAGGATCTCCTTCGCTTCAGTGACAACGGGACATGTGCGAAGGAGCTGCAGAAGGCACTGGACTGCATGCTAATTGTGCTCAAGTGTGTCAATGATTCGATGCACCAAATTGCCATTACGGGCTTCCCGGCGGACCTGTCGCAGCAGGGTGAACTCCTCCTCCAGGATTCCTTTCAAGTGTGGACAGATAGCAAAAAGGATCTGCGCTTGAGGCTGAAGACACAGCAGCGGCATATTTTCCTCTACCAAAAGGCCATGCTGTTCTGCAAGCAGGCCTCAAAGACGGGACACAATAAGAGCACGTACCAGTACAAGCACTACGTCAAG ATGTCTCAAATCGGCTTGACGGAATCTGTGCGGGGAGACCCGAGACGATTTGAGGTGTGGCTCCAGGGAAGGCAGGAAGTGCACACAATTCAAGCTTCAACGGTGGACATTAAGAATAAGTGGGTGGCGGAAATAAAGAAAGTCCTCCTAAATCAGTTGGAAGAGCTGAAAGGCGAAAAGATTAAGCAGTATGGCCTAAATCACAA ACAACTGCGTCACACAACATCATGGGATACATCAGTGTCAGCAAGTTCAACGCCTCAGCGAACGTTGAGCTGCGATTCAGGTGAAGCCAATAAGATCTCCAACATCTCGGAAGATCTCCCCCTTCAGACGCCAGGTGTCAGTTCATCTTCGTCTGAGCAGGATAACCAAGAAGCCGGAGCCTGGAGCTCGGACTATTCCAACAGCGAAGATGAGTACACAAATCTCGAAGATGGCGTTCAAgcg GAAGCTTGGAATTTATCCGTTGCACCCACAATCCACGCGATAAGCTTATTTGGCTCATCCGGGGACATCTGCGCGGATGATGATGACCCAAAGACCCAAAACAGACGATCCAATTCCACATTCTATGTTACAATTGACGAGCAAGACGAAGATttcaattaa